From Streptobacillus canis, a single genomic window includes:
- a CDS encoding LysR family transcriptional regulator has protein sequence MDIHHLKIFYETCNEKSFTKAAKKLFISQSAVSIQLKKLELSMSTQLIERNSKSFKLTFAGKELYRMSQDIFNKISRMENEMKKIVANHKAKIVVGATHNIGEPVLPKIITDYSKKYKEVEFDLYIKNSTSLIKHIKDGIIDIAMMEEEIVDEKDLKFVQTDTYPFVVIAPPHIKNIEDIKDMSMLKKDTQLASKYIEKFEEIINHTFERKISVNGSNETIKNLVMNGMGVSVLPYYCVYEEIKEKKMNLVHEFDKLEDKFQLVYLKENENKTWISNFVEFFKNYNIKFETDSIIKKK, from the coding sequence TTGGATATACATCATTTAAAGATATTTTATGAAACATGTAATGAGAAGAGTTTTACTAAAGCAGCTAAAAAACTTTTTATAAGTCAATCAGCAGTTTCAATACAATTGAAAAAATTAGAACTTTCTATGTCAACACAATTAATAGAAAGAAATTCTAAAAGTTTTAAATTAACTTTTGCTGGAAAAGAGTTATATAGAATGTCACAAGATATCTTTAATAAAATATCACGTATGGAAAATGAAATGAAAAAAATAGTTGCAAATCATAAGGCTAAAATAGTAGTTGGTGCAACACATAATATAGGTGAACCAGTACTTCCTAAAATAATAACGGATTATAGTAAGAAATATAAAGAAGTCGAATTTGATCTATATATTAAAAATAGTACATCTTTAATAAAACATATTAAAGATGGAATAATAGATATAGCTATGATGGAAGAAGAAATAGTAGATGAAAAAGATCTTAAATTTGTTCAAACAGATACATACCCTTTTGTTGTTATAGCGCCACCTCATATAAAGAATATTGAAGATATTAAAGATATGAGTATGTTAAAAAAAGACACTCAACTTGCATCTAAATATATAGAAAAATTTGAAGAAATTATTAATCATACATTTGAAAGAAAAATAAGTGTTAATGGGAGTAATGAAACTATTAAAAACTTAGTTATGAATGGCATGGGTGTAAGTGTTTTACCATATTATTGTGTGTATGAAGAAATAAAAGAAAAGAAAATGAATTTAGTTCATGAATTTGATAAACTTGAAGATAAATTCCAATTAGTTTATCTTAAAGAAAATGAAAATAAGACTTGGATTTCAAACTTTGTTGAATTCTTTAAAAATTATAACATTAAATTTGAAACAGATAGTATAATAAAGAAAAAATAA